In a single window of the Elaeis guineensis isolate ETL-2024a chromosome 8, EG11, whole genome shotgun sequence genome:
- the LOC105050222 gene encoding lysine-specific demethylase JMJ30 isoform X2, which produces MGDEPGGGADAVPPATEAAMVVVVDEERRATLLRNITVEGGFAYVSSAELAAGGDLRAAEAAREMAWEQLHSGPWHEVVPAWRDAYAMACLHVAELRAGAGDRREALRALDMGLMMGGPLLRCDLHAAVERIMARSGEGKAEGSDGGDSVERWKEEFSKNWDLTEVGKNYLCSEWKQELITFSQFLERIWSTYSSANMTYLAQHPLFDQIQELRNDIMIPDYCFAGGGELQSLNAWFGPLGTVTPLHHDPHHNLFAQVVGRKYIRLYPASVSEDLYPHSESMLSNSSQVDLDNIDLKEFPKVEDLDFTDCILEEGDMLYIPPKWWHYVRSLSTSFSVSFWWSGTGPS; this is translated from the exons ATGGGAGACGAACCCGGTGGCGGCGCCGACGCGGTCCCGCCGGCGACGGAGGCGGCGATGGTGGTGGTCGTGGACGAGGAGAGGCGGGCGACGCTGCTGCGGAACATAACGGTGGAGGGGGGTTTCGCGTACGTGAGCTCGGCGGAACTGGCGGCCGGTGGGGACCTCCGGGCAGCGGAGGCGGCGAGGGAGATGGCGTGGGAGCAGCTCCACTCTGGGCCGTGGCACGAGGTCGTCCCGGCTTGGCGGGACGCTTACGCCATGGCTTGCCTCCACGTGGCGGAGCTCCGGGCCGGCGCTGGCGATCGCCGGGAGGCCCTCCGGGCGCTCGACATGGGGCTGATGATGGGCGGCCCGCTCCTCCGCTGCGATCTCCACGCCGCGGTGGAGAGAATCATGGCGAGGAGCGGCGAAGGGAAGGCGGAGGGATCCGACGGGGGGGATTCAGTGGAGAGGTGGAAGGAGGAGTTCTCCAAGAACTGGGACTTGACGGAG GTTGGAAAGAATTATCTCTGCTCTGAGTGGAAGCAAGAGCTAATCACCTTCTCTCAGTTTCTTGAGAGGATCTGGTCCACTTACAGTTCTGCCAACATGACATACCTAGCTCAGCATCCCTTGTTCGATCAG ATACAAGAGCTGCGCAATGACATCATGATTCCAGACTACTGTTTTGCTGGTGGCGGGGAGCTCCAGTCTCTAAATGCTTGGTTTGGTCCACTTGGAACAGTGACACCACTGCACCATGATCCACACCATAATCTTTTTGCTCAG GTTGTGGGCAGAAAGTACATTAGACTCTATCCAGCTTCAGTTTCAGAGGACTTGTACCCTCATAGTGAGTCCATGCTGAGCAATTCCAGCCAG GTGGACCTTGACAATATTGACCTGAAAGAGTTCCCTAAGGTAGAAGATCTGGACTTCACAGATTGTATCTTAGAGGAAGGTGATATGCTTTACATTCCACCCAAGTGGTGGCATTATGTGAGGTCACTTTCCACAAGCTTCTCTGTTAGTTTTTGGTGGAGTGGCACAGGGCCATCATAG
- the LOC105050222 gene encoding lysine-specific demethylase JMJ30 isoform X1 yields MGDEPGGGADAVPPATEAAMVVVVDEERRATLLRNITVEGGFAYVSSAELAAGGDLRAAEAAREMAWEQLHSGPWHEVVPAWRDAYAMACLHVAELRAGAGDRREALRALDMGLMMGGPLLRCDLHAAVERIMARSGEGKAEGSDGGDSVERWKEEFSKNWDLTEVLRVLPSRSLSCKIVEKRSSLSLETFIRDYFLRDCPVIISGYIDHWPARTKWKDIEYLKRIAGDRTVPVEVGKNYLCSEWKQELITFSQFLERIWSTYSSANMTYLAQHPLFDQIQELRNDIMIPDYCFAGGGELQSLNAWFGPLGTVTPLHHDPHHNLFAQVVGRKYIRLYPASVSEDLYPHSESMLSNSSQVDLDNIDLKEFPKVEDLDFTDCILEEGDMLYIPPKWWHYVRSLSTSFSVSFWWSGTGPS; encoded by the exons ATGGGAGACGAACCCGGTGGCGGCGCCGACGCGGTCCCGCCGGCGACGGAGGCGGCGATGGTGGTGGTCGTGGACGAGGAGAGGCGGGCGACGCTGCTGCGGAACATAACGGTGGAGGGGGGTTTCGCGTACGTGAGCTCGGCGGAACTGGCGGCCGGTGGGGACCTCCGGGCAGCGGAGGCGGCGAGGGAGATGGCGTGGGAGCAGCTCCACTCTGGGCCGTGGCACGAGGTCGTCCCGGCTTGGCGGGACGCTTACGCCATGGCTTGCCTCCACGTGGCGGAGCTCCGGGCCGGCGCTGGCGATCGCCGGGAGGCCCTCCGGGCGCTCGACATGGGGCTGATGATGGGCGGCCCGCTCCTCCGCTGCGATCTCCACGCCGCGGTGGAGAGAATCATGGCGAGGAGCGGCGAAGGGAAGGCGGAGGGATCCGACGGGGGGGATTCAGTGGAGAGGTGGAAGGAGGAGTTCTCCAAGAACTGGGACTTGACGGAG GTGCTTCGAGTTCTGCCAAGCAGATCATTATCCTGCAAAATAGTCGAGAAACGGTCATccctttctttggagacatttaTACGCGATTATTTTTTACGTGATTGTCCGGTTATAATCAGTGGCTACATTGATCATTGGCCTGCAAGGACAAAATGGAAAGACATTGAGTATTTGAAAAGGATTGCAGGAGATCGAACTGTCCCTGTTGAG GTTGGAAAGAATTATCTCTGCTCTGAGTGGAAGCAAGAGCTAATCACCTTCTCTCAGTTTCTTGAGAGGATCTGGTCCACTTACAGTTCTGCCAACATGACATACCTAGCTCAGCATCCCTTGTTCGATCAG ATACAAGAGCTGCGCAATGACATCATGATTCCAGACTACTGTTTTGCTGGTGGCGGGGAGCTCCAGTCTCTAAATGCTTGGTTTGGTCCACTTGGAACAGTGACACCACTGCACCATGATCCACACCATAATCTTTTTGCTCAG GTTGTGGGCAGAAAGTACATTAGACTCTATCCAGCTTCAGTTTCAGAGGACTTGTACCCTCATAGTGAGTCCATGCTGAGCAATTCCAGCCAG GTGGACCTTGACAATATTGACCTGAAAGAGTTCCCTAAGGTAGAAGATCTGGACTTCACAGATTGTATCTTAGAGGAAGGTGATATGCTTTACATTCCACCCAAGTGGTGGCATTATGTGAGGTCACTTTCCACAAGCTTCTCTGTTAGTTTTTGGTGGAGTGGCACAGGGCCATCATAG